A section of the Mycolicibacterium anyangense genome encodes:
- a CDS encoding FdhF/YdeP family oxidoreductase — MGNVRDFDADYDEHAVTVSDRKLEAAGVPAVLVSLRRGLAEMGPVRTAETLTRINQRHGFDCPGCAWPEEHGGRKVAEFCENGAKAVAEEATKRRVTPEFFARHTVAELVTKPEYWLSQQGRLTHPMVLRPGAQHYQPIDWDDAYTLIAEHLGALASPDEAVFYTSGRTSNEAAFLYQLLVRSFGTNNLPDCSNMCHESSGTALIDSIGIGKGSVTVDDIEHADVIVIAGQNPGTNHPRMLSVLEKAKGNGAKIIAVNPLPEAGLIRFKDPQKVNGVVGHGVPIADEFVQIRIGGDLALFKGLGRLLVDAEDRSPGSVIDRAFVDAHCHGFDEYLAETRTVDLDTVIEATGIDRPQLERVAGMLARSQRTIVCWAMGITQHTHAVATIGEITNVLLMRGMIGKPGAGVCPVRGHSNVQGDRTMGIWEKVPESFLAALDRQFGIASPRKHGFDTVDAIRAMRDGRASVFIGMGGNFASATPDTAVTESALSSCALTVQVSTKLNRSHLVHGRTALILPTLGRTDRDTVGGRKQVVSVEDSMSMVHLSRGSLTPPSDEVRSEVAIICQLARTVLGTGHPVPWESFVSDYDRIRDAIAAVVPGCSEYNTRVRQPDGFQLPHPPRDARAFPTITGKANFSVNPMQWVPVPAGRLILQTLRSHDQYNTTIYGLDDRYRGVKGGRRVIFVNPADIASLGLTDGDRVDLVSEFTDARGEVQERRAEDFLVVPYATPEGNAAAYYPETNPLVPLDHVALKSNTPVSKAIVIRLEPSWGG; from the coding sequence ATGGGCAACGTTCGCGATTTCGATGCCGACTACGACGAGCACGCGGTGACGGTCAGCGACCGAAAGCTCGAGGCGGCCGGCGTTCCGGCGGTCCTGGTGTCGCTGCGGCGCGGGCTGGCCGAGATGGGCCCGGTCCGCACGGCCGAAACCCTGACGCGGATCAACCAGCGCCACGGCTTCGACTGCCCGGGCTGCGCCTGGCCCGAGGAGCACGGCGGACGCAAGGTGGCGGAGTTCTGCGAGAACGGCGCCAAGGCGGTCGCCGAGGAAGCCACCAAACGTCGCGTCACCCCGGAGTTCTTCGCCCGGCATACCGTGGCGGAGCTGGTGACCAAGCCGGAGTACTGGCTGTCCCAGCAGGGCCGTCTGACCCATCCGATGGTGCTGCGGCCCGGCGCCCAGCACTACCAGCCGATCGACTGGGATGACGCCTACACGCTGATCGCCGAGCATCTGGGCGCGCTGGCCTCCCCCGACGAGGCGGTGTTCTACACCTCCGGGCGCACCAGCAACGAGGCGGCATTCCTCTACCAGCTACTGGTGCGCAGCTTCGGCACCAACAACCTGCCGGACTGCTCGAACATGTGCCACGAATCGTCGGGTACGGCCCTGATCGACTCGATCGGGATCGGCAAGGGATCGGTGACCGTCGACGACATCGAACACGCCGACGTCATCGTCATCGCCGGGCAGAACCCCGGCACCAACCACCCCCGGATGCTGTCCGTGCTGGAGAAGGCGAAAGGCAACGGCGCCAAGATCATCGCGGTCAATCCGCTGCCCGAAGCCGGTCTGATCCGGTTCAAGGATCCGCAGAAGGTCAATGGAGTCGTCGGCCACGGAGTGCCGATCGCCGACGAGTTCGTCCAGATCCGGATCGGCGGCGACCTGGCACTGTTCAAGGGACTGGGCCGGCTGCTGGTGGACGCCGAGGACCGCTCCCCCGGCAGCGTGATCGACCGGGCCTTCGTCGACGCCCACTGCCACGGCTTCGACGAGTACCTGGCCGAAACCCGCACCGTCGACCTCGACACCGTCATCGAGGCCACCGGTATCGACCGGCCGCAACTCGAACGCGTCGCCGGCATGCTGGCCCGCTCCCAGCGCACCATCGTCTGCTGGGCCATGGGCATCACCCAGCACACCCACGCGGTCGCCACCATCGGCGAGATCACCAACGTCTTGCTCATGCGCGGCATGATCGGCAAGCCGGGTGCCGGGGTCTGCCCCGTGCGCGGGCACTCCAACGTCCAGGGCGACCGGACCATGGGTATCTGGGAGAAAGTCCCGGAGAGCTTCCTGGCCGCGCTCGACCGTCAGTTCGGCATCGCCAGCCCGCGCAAGCACGGCTTCGACACCGTCGATGCCATCCGGGCGATGCGCGACGGCCGCGCCTCGGTGTTCATCGGGATGGGCGGCAACTTCGCCTCCGCCACCCCGGACACCGCAGTCACCGAGTCGGCGTTGAGCTCGTGTGCGCTCACGGTTCAGGTGTCCACGAAACTCAACCGCAGCCATCTGGTGCACGGCCGGACCGCGCTGATCCTGCCCACCCTGGGACGCACCGACCGGGATACCGTTGGAGGCCGCAAACAGGTTGTTTCCGTTGAGGATTCGATGTCGATGGTGCACCTTTCCCGCGGCTCGCTGACACCGCCGAGCGATGAGGTGCGCAGCGAAGTGGCAATCATCTGTCAGCTGGCACGCACTGTTCTCGGGACCGGTCACCCGGTGCCGTGGGAATCGTTTGTCTCCGACTACGACCGGATCCGCGATGCCATCGCCGCCGTGGTGCCCGGGTGCTCGGAGTACAACACCCGGGTCCGCCAGCCCGACGGCTTCCAGTTGCCGCATCCGCCGCGCGACGCCCGGGCGTTCCCGACGATCACCGGCAAAGCGAACTTCTCGGTCAACCCGATGCAGTGGGTGCCGGTTCCCGCGGGCCGCCTGATCCTGCAGACCCTGCGCAGCCACGACCAGTACAACACCACGATCTACGGCCTCGATGATCGCTACCGCGGCGTCAAGGGCGGCCGGCGGGTCATCTTCGTCAACCCGGCCGATATCGCCTCGCTGGGGCTGACCGATGGTGATCGGGTGGACCTGGTCTCGGAGTTCACTGATGCCCGCGGTGAGGTTCAGGAACGCCGGGCCGAGGACTTCCTGGTGGTCCCCTACGCCACACCGGAGGGCAACGCCGCTGCGTACTACCCGGAGACCAATCCCCTGGTTCCCTTGGATCACGTGGCGCTGAAGTCGAATACACCGGTGTCGAAGGCGATTGTGATCAGGCTGGAGCCCTCATGGGGCGGGTGA
- the fdhD gene encoding formate dehydrogenase accessory sulfurtransferase FdhD codes for MGRVTARRRASHLTAETVIERPETLVVEEPLEIRVNSAPVTVTMRTPGSDVELAQGFLLTEGVIGHRDDLLTVRYCRGAGEDGSNTYNVLDVTLHPDVPAPDTDVTRNFYTTSSCGVCGKASLEAVRLSSRYSPGDDPVTVSNETLTAIPAQLRSAQKVFASTGGLHAAALFTADGSLLVVREDIGRHNAVDKVIGWALEGNRVPLSGTILLVSGRASFELTQKAVMAGIPVLAAVSAPSSLAVDLATQSGLTLIAFLRGDSMNVYSRADRVGR; via the coding sequence ATGGGGCGGGTGACGGCTCGCCGGCGCGCGAGCCATCTGACCGCCGAGACCGTCATCGAGCGGCCCGAGACACTGGTAGTCGAGGAGCCGTTGGAGATCCGGGTGAACTCCGCACCCGTAACAGTCACCATGCGAACACCGGGCTCCGACGTCGAGCTGGCCCAGGGCTTCCTGCTCACCGAGGGAGTGATCGGCCATCGCGACGACCTGCTCACAGTGCGGTACTGCCGCGGCGCCGGCGAGGACGGGAGCAACACCTACAACGTCCTCGACGTGACGTTGCACCCCGACGTGCCCGCGCCGGACACCGATGTCACCCGCAACTTCTACACCACCTCGTCGTGCGGCGTCTGTGGGAAGGCGTCGCTGGAGGCGGTTCGGCTGTCCAGCCGCTACTCCCCCGGCGATGATCCGGTCACGGTGTCGAACGAGACGTTGACCGCGATCCCCGCGCAATTGCGTTCCGCCCAAAAGGTATTCGCCAGCACCGGCGGTCTGCATGCCGCCGCGCTGTTCACCGCCGACGGCAGCCTGCTCGTCGTACGCGAGGACATCGGCAGGCACAACGCCGTCGACAAGGTCATCGGATGGGCGCTGGAGGGCAATCGCGTTCCACTCAGCGGAACCATCCTGCTGGTCAGCGGCCGCGCCTCGTTCGAGTTGACGCAGAAGGCGGTGATGGCCGGAATTCCGGTGCTCGCCGCGGTGTCGGCTCCGTCGTCCCTGGCGGTCGATCTCGCCACCCAGTCCGGCCTGACTCTGATCGCTTTCTTACGGGGCGACTCGATGAACGTCTACAGCCGAGCGGATCGCGTGGGCAGATGA